TACTTCTGGTAAGGCGGTCATATTTAAAATTACTACAATTAATGCTATCGTAATATAAGCAATGGCCATAACCGGCACAATTATTTGTGTAACATTTACAATACGTTTCAAACCACCAAACACAATAATAGCTGTTAAAATCGCTATGATGATTCCTACAAGTAGACGATTTGTATTAAAACTTTCTTCAAATGCAATTGTAATTGTATTTGCTTGCACTGCATTAAATACAAAACCATAGGTCAATGTAATAACAATCGCAAATAAGATACCCATCCATTTATTATTAAGTCCTTTTTCAATATAATAGGCCGGGCCACCTTTATACATTCCTGTGATTGGATCTTTCACTTTATAAACTTGGGCTAAAGTACTTTCAATTAATGCAGATGCACCGCCAATTAGTGCAATTAACCACATCCAAAACACAGCCCCAGGTCCTCCTAGCGCAATGGCAGTTGCTACCCCAGCAATATTACCTGTACCGATACGAGAAGCCGCAGAAATTGTGAATGCCTGGAAAGAAGAAATACCCTTCTTACCTTTTTTATCTTTTGGTGATTTTTCCGTTAAAAGCCTAAACATTTCCGGGATTAATCGAAATTGAATAAACTTTGTTTTCAATGTAAAAAACAATCCTACACCAACTAATACAATGATTAATAGGTAAGAGTATAAAAATGTATTTACATTTTGTAATATACTTTCAAATAAATTCATTTTGTTACCTCCACTATAATAAAAAAACACATCTTCTATATAATTTACATCTGTACTTATTCGAATTCGATAACTTAAAACTTCAAGTTGTCTTATAATTCAAGAATAGATTAACGGTTAAAGCAATATTAATAAATTATAACAGTATAGTATTATCTATGTAAAATGACGCATTTTTTACTATATTCAGAATAATAAA
Above is a genomic segment from Lysinibacillus sp. PLM2 containing:
- a CDS encoding sodium:alanine symporter, which codes for MNLFESILQNVNTFLYSYLLIIVLVGVGLFFTLKTKFIQFRLIPEMFRLLTEKSPKDKKGKKGISSFQAFTISAASRIGTGNIAGVATAIALGGPGAVFWMWLIALIGGASALIESTLAQVYKVKDPITGMYKGGPAYYIEKGLNNKWMGILFAIVITLTYGFVFNAVQANTITIAFEESFNTNRLLVGIIIAILTAIIVFGGLKRIVNVTQIIVPVMAIAYITIALIVVILNMTALPEVIMLIIKSAFGLEEAFAGMIGAAIMNGIKRGLFSNEAGMGSAPNAAATASVSHPVKQGLIQALGVFIDTLVVCTATAAIVLLSDAYRQSDAASVNLTQASLVGNLGEWSGIFLAIAVFLFAFSTIIGNYYYGETNIGFIKESKTALLLFRILVVGFVLFGSIAKVQVVWDLADLFMAIMALINLIAILLLWKVAKPVINDYLEQRKKGKDPVFYKKNVPNIGDVECWGDEEDTR